The Malus sylvestris chromosome 8, drMalSylv7.2, whole genome shotgun sequence genomic interval agATTAGTATTTTTATGTTGATGCGTGACATTATACTGATAATTTTATAAGTACTTCACATGCCAAATAGAGTTTTCTTGCCAAACTTATATTGATCGACAAATACTTAAATTGTCAGAATGTTaatttgaacttcaaattcaaaCAATAGTCAACCTAATCAATAATCCTAATTCCAATTTGGCAAGAGAGGATTTCTCATTATTTGGCAACAAAATATTACCTATATCTGTAAAAATAGGTAGGTGACAAATATTAATTGTGAATAGCTAGGTACTCACTTGAAGAATGAAGAAACTTGCCCAACCACCGCAGCTGCCTATGAGCATCAAGGGGCCAGCAATCCAATGCTGTTCGATGGAGTCGGTGGTGCTGCTGTTGTGGCTGTGTGAGTGTCCTCGTATGATATCCACAATGGGGCCTTTGTACAATGTCATGATCATTGCTCCTCCCACTGTGACTACGGTTCCAATCACCTTCGCTAGGCTATGTAGCTTCTTAACGTTCACAGTCTCTAGCCTAGTTAATCAAACGATAATAGTTAAAATTAGGACAACGGTGAGGtaaacttttttattattttggatttgTACATATCATAATTCCATAAGAAAAATAGGATTTTAATTCGatcaaatatatattaatatcaACCGATCAAATGAGATTATATAGATGCTTGTAAACTTAGAAAGATTGTATATGATAGTATCAATGTATCATGCAATGTTTATAAAAGAGCAAATCATATAATTTTCGATCAAATAACATTTGGACATTCTGTTATCAAATGTATTTTCTCTAATTCTCTTGGGAGACCGACTTATTAATCTTATCTGATTTTCCTCCAAATTAATATGAATTTGTGGGATAGGAAATAGAGAGGAATTATTCGTGGACAGATAAGGACGAAAAATGCACCAGAAGGAAAGAGAATAGTATCTTATGTCATTCAGAGTAAACACTGGATTAATCTCTTAAGTTTTATTCTAGGAAACATAAATTATACCCATATTACCACTACTTTATACAGCAAACTAGCATTGGATTCCACAAGTAGAGAATCCGAATTTCTTGGTTTACATTTTTCTATTTATGAGCAAGAAGAAGTATCACTCGATCATGAGCTATTTAATTAGTTGCAAGTTTATTATTGcttttattttgacaaaatgataTTTTAATCTATTCTAAGATCATATAATGAAAAGACTCAAATGTTAGACCTATATTCTTTATATTCTGTCATAATAAAAGGGTGGTGTTTTTTAGTATTTTGATTTTCTCCTCCAATGCAAAGACTTACATCCTTAGatctatatatttatattttgatttgtaAGATTTGAGTCAAAACTCAAAGTTGTGCATTCGAGAGGATTGCACTCAAAGCTCAAATCTTATTTTTCTTGGTTGAATAAAATTTATCCTTGTTGGTTGGGTTCCACCTTGGACGCCTCATGTTGAAACCCACAATTAATTTGGGTCTCACTTTGGCCAGAAACTCAAATATGAAGCTTAACTCATATAAGATTTGAGTCATTCTCCAATACATTAGAGATGCTATAAACCACGAAGAATGATTCAAACTTATGTATTGATAAGAAAAATTACATTACTTTAACCAATTTGGCTGCCCGTATTAgcaaacttacttttaattattaattatacttatttttttttctctttactGCAAGTGCCACGTGTGAGGACTTACGTCATGTCTTTCAAAACTTTTCCATAGTAATCTAAACAAGGATGAATATTTCTTCtttcatattatatatgtgAACTGATTATGATAGAATCATGTCCACCATGATGTCAGCGAAAataagaggaagaaaaaagtCTCTAGTCACATGAAGTGGCACGATGTGATTGGAACAGTATATGCCAATCCCCGTAGTGCCTTCCAATGTTTTGTCTCCCAAACATACCTCaaacctttttatttgtttaatttgcaTAAGCGCACTAAAAACACTAATCATGCATGCATAAGTTCAGGAGTGAGTATTAACTTTACCTGAAACAAAGTGCCATTATGAAGGTAATGGCCGGAAGGACATTGACAACAGCAGATGCAAATGTTGCTGAGGTGTACTTCATTCCCAGAAAGTATAAGTTTTGATCAAGAACTGGcctgtatatattaatatgttaATCATATTAGTATATGATGATTGTACGTgcattaatttgaaaatttatttgtttcacTCCTTAACCTATACTTTCAACCATATTATATATTGCCATTTTTTCTTGTAATCTCTATTGTCAAATTTCACTTGTTtatcagaagaagaaaaatagagaaaagTTAGAGAGTATTACTCAAGaaaaccaagcagaaccattcGGAGGAATATCGGGAGAGTCATTCTTGGCCTTATTTTCCTGTAAAAGAGAGGTaaaaacaatgtggtcaaattAGTAGGGTAAAAAAGGAAATATAATATGTATACAGGCATTAACATGCAGGTACTTGCCACTAAGTTGGCATATTACATGTTAAACTAGAATTTTAAACCATTAATCGCATGTAAAATTTTGTATGAATACCATAGGATTTATATTGGCATATTACATGTAACAACGTACGTATCATTTTCATAACAAGTAATTTTAGTAGCAAAACGCCTATCTATATATGCATAAATGCATATATTTTTGAAATATATGAGGTAATAAATGGTAGAGAGAGATGACCTTTCAAGAAAAAAGGCGAAGGGTGCAATGACACAGAAGGCAACAACGTGACGGTAAACGGAGAGAACGAAGTGACTCATGCCATGCTTAAACGAGACCATGCTAATGATGTACATGCCTGAGTATCCAAACTGAAGGGAGATCATAGCCAAGTAAGGCTTTATCTTGATGAGAAATAAACTCAACTTAGACTCTCCCATGATTAATTTTCTATGCACTAGCTAGCTAGTACTAGTACTAGTAGTAGCGTTGCTCTCTCTACTACCTCTTACACACTCCACTAATTAATTTACTTGTGAGAGGATGCGAAAACTAAACTGAGAAATGTCCCTCTTATAAGcctcaaaagcaaaaataaagcGACAGCAGCCCGGCCACATTTCAAAATGATACGTACATGTCTAAACCACTCAAACACACATAcaatctctctctgtctctctctgtctctctctctctgtgcgtGTCTAATGTGTCGATACTCTTATCCATTAACCAAGCACACCCACATACAAGCAATCCTCAATTGGGTGGGAATCAAACAAaactttagagagagagagagagagagagagaggagtttAATTAAGTGGATCTATATGAAAATAatgcttttccttttctttccatACTTAATTTATTAGAAGTGGGGATTTGATTCATTGACCACCAAATCATATTTAGGTTGAGTGCAGCATGATACATGCAAGAGGTTAAACTTACGTGGTGCTTGGGTATAGTAGAAGTGGGTGCTATGAAGAGTGGACGCCACTTTAATATATTAAGGCACTTAACCCATGACCAAGTTAACTCACCATATATACTTGGGGACTTTTTAACTATGGGATGATCAAATTCAATAAATGGGAGAAATTTGAGTGTGACGTGGTGTAGTGGCGGATCAAAGATTTGAATCTTGGGGGGTCTCGGTGTTAAATACAAGTTTTTTAGATAGAAACAAAGTGCAAAgtgcgaaaaaaaaaatttattcgtTAAGGCATTTCGTTGAACTCTTGGCGGGCTTGTTGTCGACAGCCAAACCATGTTGCGCACATGTCAACAGATAACGGCCTCTGCCGAAACAATCTGCTAAGTGATCCAGAGAATTTGTTGGTGTTGTCGACACAATCTCTAGAGATATGCCTAACATGCattacacatcaaacatttagtAGGCAATGACCCATACCAAACACTCGGAGTGTCCTCGGGGGACCTTCACATGTATATTTTCCGGACATTGAATGGTCTTGGTACCTCTACTTCCATCCACCCTTGACGTGATGTGttattaatttatgtgttaTAATTTGAGTAAACAATAAAATTGATATTTTACGAATACATGTGTTATAACAAGCATGAATAACAACATGTATGTTGTAGTATGGCAGTTATCATACTATAAAGTTTCTCCCATTaataaatctcattcatatcaAGTAATGTTAGTGGGATTGACATGGAAGGTAAATTTTGTCAAGGTTACGCACTACCTGTTGATCGTCTTTATATAATGTCTCCTAAAACAATCCCTAAAACGTGGTTAAGGTACTCATCTAAATTTCTTGTAgagtataatataatataacttTGCCAATCAGAAAGACACTAATGATTCTTTATTTTGTATGGCGACAAATTGAGGATAATAATCGAAAACCTATTCTCCACATTCAGGCATGTTTTGGCTTATAAACACGCTACTATTGATTCTTTCCTGGATTAATTTAGTGCAAACTACACAAAATTGTTAATTTAATACTTCCATCGCTTTCGTAGCTAATTAAGGTATGGAAAAGCACTTACTGGTTTAAACCAAACGCCCTATACATATACATTTTCACGTTAGTACATGTATTTGTCacactttttttaatattacatgTAAAACTCACATAAGATATGTGTATTTAATcattattgaaaaattaaaataaattaaatatttcaaatataaatattaaaatctcatatgtgttcaaatatttcaTCGTATTTTTTTGAGAGAATTTCTGAATAATGTACATACATATTTTTCGGAACTACATTTCTTTTATTAACACACAAAACTATAGATCGCCATAACATGTAGTTCGTGGGCAAACTTGCAACCATATGATGTACCAGaatgggaaaagaaaaaaaaaataatcaaccgATTAGGTGGAATATGCACTTTTtagatatataatataatatgtaACTCACACAGTATTTCCATTTTAACTACTTTTATATGTATAGTCCCTTTACATtgaggaattttttttaataattttatttgagcGACATCCTGTGGGCTTTATTCtgcaaatttattttcaatgatccaaaatgtatatattttagtacataatTCATGGATTATCTTtgtaaaaaattagacaaattcaaAACCACTAAGACATCCTAGTGAATAAAATAGAGGAATATGGTTTTTCAAGAGAAACACTATTATACTATTTAATCCAACGTTTAAATAGTTCGGAAATCAGATGATTTTTTGTAGAAGTAATCtttgaaagaaataattaaATTGGTGAGTTTCATACACTAGACCTAATTTATACCCATATTCTCCCTCACCATAGGCTAATTAACACAAAATAActcatatatgtatatgtgtgcgtgtgtgtgtgtatatattaaaCTCACAGTACTATTGCCATTATTTTCCTGGATGAGTGTAAAACACTTGGGGAGATAAAGTCCAAACATATAAAGATGGTGGTTTCGTGTTTGGATTCCACGCAAAATTTAAATAGTTTGGTGGAATCCCACCctaaaatctttggtttttgaatGGAGAATTGGTTGTGGTTAATAATTATTgcaaaaagaaaaccaaaaacaaaaaacaacataTGTACGCATTTGGccgactctttttttttttgtggttgtgTTTTTTCCTGTCCTACTTTAAAATTTCTAAGGGTAACGTCATTAATATGTGTGAAATGAAGCTTTATAATTTGGAACTAGCTAGTTGTTATAACAATTGCAAtgttgggttaaaacctaaaatttgaggTTTAAACTCTCTTCCTCCCCTTGTCTCAACAACTTCTGTAATATTGGACTACAAATGATTTTGGGTTAATATCTATTTTTGGTCCAAATTCCGTCCAAAATATGAATCTAGGATAAAACGATGGCCTGCCAGTGCGCGTAGACACACTCCACTTTCCTCCAGCAGTAGCAAAACTTTTAGGTATTAACCCAGACAATTGCACATGGTCGTAGGGGAAGAAACAAAAGTAAGAACTATTTATCCAATGTATAAGTGTAAATTTGGACTGTTGGGATAGGACTTTCCTCTTCAGGTAGCTCACAGTTGTAATATCAATtgtaatagaaaaaaaaaaaaactaataaacacGGTCGTCAATTTATTACAAAATTAGCAAAATCactttttttattagaaaaccTCGGCAATAGCCATGAAAACCCCCACGCACCATTTGTAAGTTTGTGTTCGCAATACTGATATTTTCTTGTATCTGAAGAGTCCTCTACCAGTTCTACTTCTACTAACTAGATTGCTCCATGGTTTGAATATGATTGCCTCACTGTTTCGAGTTTCTTCATCAAGCTTGGAAAGAGGTAAGTTGGGAAATATTGGATTTGCAAGTCCGTTTTAATCAGCCATAAAATAAGTGTCGTATCGTAAACGAAAGCACAAAAATGTCATCTAATCAGATATGCGAAAAGAGTCACCTACCGCTGCAACTAATAGCGTGTACAAACGAATTTATAAAGGAAGTGACGAGACAATTATCCTGAATCAAATTCACATGTGTTTGCATGCATTTGCACCAGTTacaaaaaaagttaatgaaaagGACCTCACAGAATTTCTTTTCAACCAAAAATACTTAatgaatttttattaataataaagacaacataaaaaaaattaaggcaaTGAACATTTTGTAAGTAAGTTGAATTTTGGTGGCACCGACTGTTTATATGATTAGGTTAATTGTTTGTACACAggtcaccctaaaccctaacttGTGCATAAACAATTGGCCACATGTGAAGCCTAATGGCCACATACGCTCCATGACTCCACTTGTGTTGTTCGCGTGTTTGACTTGAGTATTTGCACACGTATGAAGGCCAACGGTCACACATACTCCATGCAAGGACGAAGCCAGGGATACTTATAGATGGGGATATCTTCAAACAACAAAGTCACAAAGTAAAAAGCTAAgaatttaataaacaaaataCTTATATAATAATTCATAAGATTTTTCATACAACATATTACAATATCGCTCGACTCGTTTCATGTTTTGACAGCGCTGCATGACAACTTCATTACCAACCAGAGGTGATGCACACTGGGATGAAGGTGATCCCAGGATCACCTGAAGttcaagaaatatatatatatatatatatatatatatatatatatatatatatatatatatatatatatatataaagatctTCTGAGGACCCTCCGAATGTTTTGTACCTGTTCTCTTTGTACCTAccaagtgtttgatgaaataCCTGCTAAGCATATTTCAACATGTTGCGTCGGCAACACTCAACGAATTCTATCGATATCACTCATCTAATTGCTTCCATATATGTCAATATATGTTGACATATGCACATCATGATATGACTCACAACAAGAAGTCCACCCAGTGTTCAACAAAATGCCTTAGTGAATAATTGAAAATCTTTTTTGCGCTTTGCGATCTATTTctatataaaagaaaacttGAACCCAAGATTCGAATCCTAGATCCGCCATTGGTACCAATACCATCAAACCTCTCTCTATAAGAATAACCATGTTATCATTCATCAATTGATCTCCCATGGCCAAAAATGCCCTTTCAATGTTGGCAATAGCAACTAGAAGAGCTAAGGCTAATGTGACAAGCAAATAAACTAGTGATCGACCTTACTTATGTCTCAAgcatgtacatttttttttccaacaaaataaaCTCAGTGAGGGCATCCACCCCCACCTGGCCCAAGGTAGCTCCATTCATGGCTCCACGTCACCCAACTTGTGTAGTATACGTGCTTTACTTGATTATTCTCCAAAGGTGAGGGGGCCACATGTCAAGCCCAACACCCtcatattgctaattggttttatggtagaatCTCAAATTTCTTCAACCTTCACATTTAATTTCCGTTAGCATTTAATCTATAAATTACGAGAAATGTAAGATTACACTATAATCCTCATAATTTATAGTCCAATGTTATATGATAAAGGTAAAGttataattaataaatcaaaCGACACTATTATTACAATAATATTATACTATTTTAGTCGGATGTTATTGGTGAGCTTGATTACATTACAAAAATATCATTTGATAAAATGTAATATCAcccattttattttaaagagaGTACCATATACTAACGGTAATTTTCATATTTATGGATGACATTGCTCTCTACTTAtaaaaagtatatataaattTCACTCATATGTAAGTGGTTCACCTATAGAAGTAATGCTATTTTTCTTCCAAACAATAGTAGATGTCATTGATAAAGAGTTGCTAAATACAAAGATTTGGACTAATGCCAAGCACGTCATACGTAGATGGGTTTTAGTAAATACACAAGATCGAACAATAAAAACAGATTACATATAAGTAATGCTATTATTAGTAAATAGAGTATTTAATAGCATCATTCCAGATCTTAAAAAATGCCAAAAGCAGAAGAATAAACAATTGGAGAACATTGGGCAATATAGAAGGACGAATAGACCCATGGTATATATTCTTATTGTGGCTTGTTGACACCGTTCTTTGTGTCAGTCCATACTACTACATAAAGCTATAGCTAAGAGCTAAAGAAAAGAGACTTACTACGTAATTACAATCAAAAGGGAATATAATACAGAGGCATTATCAGATTCTTTATACATATAAAGTACTAGTTCCTTCAAGAGCATCCGATAAAATTCGAACGATACATAAAAAGTTCTTGATCAGCATTATATTTGGACTGTCTTTAATTGCATTTGGGAAGGCTGGTCGATGCTACTTGTATCAATCACCAATTTTGCACCACTGATAGCATTTGCATTAGTAATTGGTAACTCCTGAGGTTCATCCTTCACAGTAGTATTGGATTGCACAGCTGGGTTAGTGCCATAATCCTTGCTTTTACCCCACACCACAGAATAAAGGCCAAATGCAATGACCATGCCTCCAATGATACTATATGTCAagtttaaatttgaaaaaaaaaaaattagggggaATTAAAATGTATTATGTACTATTTAGAAAAAGATAAGAATGATACATATCAAATGCATGCTTAAAGTTGATTGATTACATCACGAAGATACCTTCTAGTAAAATAAGGCAGTATTTGTTCCAAACAAAAGTTATGTCACAAGATGTACAATATCAGAACATATTGTACATTCCATTATTCCTCATTATCAATACTTTTTAATCAGAATTTGTCACATTAGGAgaaaatttataattaaaataaatataggaaTAATGCGCAAATATTGCCAAGAAATATCGCATACCATGAGATAATTAGAATTTAGAATTAAGATAAAAATTGCAGGGGAAATACGACATTAGCTCTTTATGTTTACCTGCCAAGGTGAAGTTTCTCAGCTAGAATAATGGAACCCAGAATGGACACGATGATCATGCAGAGTGGGTTAAAAGCCGTTACAAAAACTGGGCCCCTAGTCTTCATAACCAAGCCTTGCACGTAATATGTAATCCCAGAGCTAATTATTCCCTAAACCATTGAAAAAGGCTTTAGTTTCATTTTCCCTAATTCGATTAAACTTAAAACCAtctaattaaaatgaaaattctTGTTCGGGTTGAATTCGTAATAAGTTGTGTGGTAATAATTACCGTGTAGAGAGGTGCAAGGAGCCTTGAATCCCATCCAACCGCCCACGCGCTAGGGCGACGCTCTACAGTAAATGCTACAGCTGAGCCTTGCAACGCTCCCGCCAAGCATATCAAGCAGGAAAGTGAGATGTTTGCTGGGTATTTCTTCACTGTTATAGACTGGATTAATATATAAGTTAGTTAAGTTCACTGTTAATATATTCGAGCTCACGTGCGCATGCATGGAACATAATTCAATTAATACTTATACTTACTTGCAATACGTAGAAACAGGACCAGGCAACACTGCCTAGGAGGATAAAGAGTGTCCCGGCTATCCAGTGTTGGTTGGAGGTTGTGGAACTGCTACTTTCATGGTGGCTGCTGGTTTTGTGCGACCACAGGAGGTCAATGACAGGGCCTTTGTACAGTGTCATCAGCAAAGCACCAGCAAAGGTTACTAGGGTTCCTATCACCTTGGCTTGACTTCGCACCTCTTTGATTTTTACAGTTTCGACCCTGTGTGCATATGTTTCAGGTTTATATAAGttgttattaattaatttatgcatgcaaatagATTTGCATGCTAGCTAGCTACAGACGGAAGGGGATGTAACCGACATATAATTATTTTGTCATACAATGACCTAGGAATGGATTAAGACTATATAATTATGAAGTTATAAGCTCGAAGACCATTTCGTTGGAGAGAAATCTACCTATTTGATTAATTGATTCTTACCTAAAAATAACTGCGATTACAAAGGTGAGAGACGGAACGGCATTCATGATGGCAGATGCAAATGAGGCGGATGTGTATTTCATCCCCAAGTACGTAAATCCCTGATCAATGACTGGCCTGCACAATCAAGTGTTTGTTTTTGTCATAAATATTTTTGAATAAAATTATATGCACCATATATTGATTACATATGTGACAAAGGGTAAATTCACTTGATGGTCAATCATAGAGTTAATATGTGTTGTGTTAATCATCGATGTAGTATAGTATATGCGTGTTAGTGAGATTGAGAGAGTATCTTTACTCTAGAAATCCCAGCACCATAATGTTGAAAAAGGTAGAAATTGTCATTTTCGGCCTCGTTTTCctgcaaaaataaataaataaataaaataaaataaaaacattagtATACCgagaattaattagttaattgatTAAAGGTTATTACTTACatgtgattaattaattaatcttatgGTAGTTTTAGCTAGTAACCTTTCAAGAACCAAGGCAAAAGGAGCGAGGACAAGTGCTGCAGTAGCATTGCGATAGACGATGAGAACATATCGATTCATACCATGATTGAGAGTGGCCATGCTGATTATGTACATCCCTGCACTGCCAAATTGCAAACTCACCACCAGCAAATAAGGTTTCAGCTTCTTCATCATCACACCAAACCTCCCACCTGAGTTGCTCTGCTCATCatctcccatctctctctctaacaatTTAACTTAAcccaattattttttctttgtgcaAGAGATGAAACTGTTTAATTAGGGATGGAACTAAGAGGTGCAATGCAAGCTCCTTCTTATAGAGGAAAAAAAGATTAATTATGCTAGGATAACAAACCCACTTCAAGAAAAGGGGTATTATCTTGCAACCTTTGTGGATTGCGTGCATGGCCCTGTCTTGAAACACTATTATATGCTTTCTTTGCTCATTATTTACGATcccttttttggtttttcttcatcttgttGTAGATTTTATTTTCCTTCAATTGTGATAAaatttggaaacatttgatggGATATAgattttcttaaaaataaattcTAAGTAGTAGTGAATACAATCAAGAAACAGTTGTATATTTTTCACAGCTATTCACGATGACATTGATGTTATAATTACATCATGATCGATTAAAATTTATTAGAGAGTTCTGTATTGAAATGACTATATATGCATGTAAAGTAAGTCCTATATAGAGAGTGTTTGGCTTTAGGGGTGAGAGATTGAAGCCTTGGGATTGGATGTTTGTATGCccttaaatgaattaaaaatttaCCTAAAAGATGGAACACCCGATCCAGCCAGATTATCACCTCTAATATCACATCCATTGGATATAAACAATAAATTAATTAGGAATATTATCCAATTTTATGCATCATACATGACCATTAAATCACTAATACAATAAAGGTTGAAGAACCTATTAGCTTTGATACATACATCTCTAACAGCTGGTTTGCCTAACAAATGGAATAACAATCTTAATCGATCATGATGTAATTATAACATCACTATGTAAACAACTAAACGCAATATAATTA includes:
- the LOC126631280 gene encoding WAT1-related protein At4g08290-like encodes the protein MGDDEQSNSGGRFGVMMKKLKPYLLVVSLQFGSAGMYIISMATLNHGMNRYVLIVYRNATAALVLAPFALVLERKTRPKMTISTFFNIMVLGFLEPVIDQGFTYLGMKYTSASFASAIMNAVPSLTFVIAVIFRVETVKIKEVRSQAKVIGTLVTFAGALLMTLYKGPVIDLLWSHKTSSHHESSSSTTSNQHWIAGTLFILLGSVAWSCFYVLQSITVKKYPANISLSCLICLAGALQGSAVAFTVERRPSAWAVGWDSRLLAPLYTGIISSGITYYVQGLVMKTRGPVFVTAFNPLCMIIVSILGSIILAEKLHLGSIIGGMVIAFGLYSVVWGKSKDYGTNPAVQSNTTVKDEPQELPITNANAISGAKLVIDTSSIDQPSQMQLKTVQI
- the LOC126633555 gene encoding WAT1-related protein At1g21890-like — its product is MGESKLSLFLIKIKPYLAMISLQFGYSGMYIISMVSFKHGMSHFVLSVYRHVVAFCVIAPFAFFLERKIRPRMTLPIFLRMVLLGFLEPVLDQNLYFLGMKYTSATFASAVVNVLPAITFIMALCFRLETVNVKKLHSLAKVIGTVVTVGGAMIMTLYKGPIVDIIRGHSHSHNSSTTDSIEQHWIAGPLMLIGSCGGWASFFILQSFTLKKYPAELSLTAWICLMGMLEGGVITFAVERKLSVWVIGWDSRLLASVYSGVVCSGIAYYVQGVVIRERGPVFVTAFSPLCMIITAALGAIVLAEQVHLGSIIGAICIVFGLYTVVWGKSKDPLASSAPLKDEKTRNLELPVSADHHNSTNEHT